In a single window of the Cupriavidus sp. P-10 genome:
- a CDS encoding ABC transporter ATP-binding protein, whose amino-acid sequence MTLTQPFIETSPHPAPILEADGVQAGYGAAPVLTALTLRVWPGEIYALLGANGAGKTTTLSLFLGFIGPSGGQVRVNRVDPVRDPAGARRQIAYIPENVALYEHLSARENVAYLLSLAGQKETPQAIDEALQAAGLDPAAFGRRVAGFSKGMRQKVAIALALRREVAALLLDEPTSGLDPQATAEFNRLLGLLRGRGVATLMVTHDLLSAAGIADRIGFIQSGRLAVEYAAQGPEGFDVRALHQRYAQGAA is encoded by the coding sequence ATGACGCTCACGCAGCCATTCATCGAAACCTCGCCGCACCCGGCTCCCATCCTCGAGGCCGACGGCGTCCAGGCCGGCTATGGCGCCGCGCCTGTGCTGACCGCGCTGACGTTGCGCGTCTGGCCCGGCGAGATCTATGCGCTGCTGGGCGCCAACGGCGCCGGCAAGACCACCACGCTGAGCCTGTTCCTGGGCTTCATCGGGCCCAGTGGCGGGCAGGTGCGGGTCAACCGCGTCGACCCGGTGCGGGACCCGGCCGGCGCGCGCCGGCAGATCGCCTATATCCCGGAAAACGTAGCCCTTTACGAGCACCTGAGCGCGCGCGAGAACGTCGCCTACCTGCTGAGCCTGGCAGGGCAGAAGGAAACCCCGCAGGCCATCGACGAGGCGTTGCAGGCCGCGGGACTGGACCCCGCTGCGTTCGGGCGGCGCGTGGCAGGCTTCTCCAAGGGCATGCGGCAGAAGGTGGCGATCGCGCTGGCGCTGCGGCGCGAGGTCGCGGCGCTGCTGCTGGACGAGCCCACCTCGGGCCTGGATCCGCAGGCGACCGCCGAGTTCAACCGCTTGCTTGGCCTGCTGCGCGGGCGGGGCGTGGCCACGCTGATGGTGACGCACGACCTGCTGTCCGCGGCCGGCATCGCCGACCGCATTGGCTTTATCCAGTCCGGCCGACTCGCCGTGGAGTATGCCGCGCAGGGGCCGGAAGGCTTCGACGTGCGCGCCTTGCACCAGCGCTACGCGCAAGGTGCGGCATGA
- a CDS encoding LysR family transcriptional regulator has translation MDRFDALQLFTRIVELGSFTGAASALDMPRATATHAIKELEARVGARLLERTTRQVRPTLDGQAFYERSKRVLLELEDAETSLSTQAANPRGTLRLDLHGTHATQVILPRIGEFRARYPNIELAISSGDRLVDLVGEGIDCVVRAGRPRDSSLVARRLADMPEVLCASPAYLAVHGTPRHPSELEGHAAVGFFSRNHDYRYPFTLTVDGEVVEAKARGWIAVSDAECYTSAALAGCGLIQVPRFRVEEHLRAGRLVPVLEAWPCPTLPVSVLYPFHRQLAPRVRVFVDWVASVYAERFGPLRGAS, from the coding sequence ATGGACCGCTTCGACGCGCTGCAACTTTTCACCCGGATCGTGGAGCTAGGCTCGTTCACCGGCGCCGCCAGTGCGCTCGACATGCCGCGCGCTACCGCCACGCACGCCATCAAGGAACTGGAGGCCCGCGTCGGCGCGCGGCTGCTCGAGCGCACCACGCGCCAGGTGCGCCCGACACTGGACGGCCAGGCGTTTTACGAGCGCAGCAAACGCGTGTTGCTGGAGCTGGAAGACGCCGAAACCTCGCTCAGCACGCAGGCGGCCAATCCGCGCGGGACGCTGCGGCTGGACCTGCACGGCACCCACGCGACGCAGGTCATCCTGCCGCGCATCGGCGAGTTCCGCGCCCGCTACCCCAATATCGAACTGGCGATCAGCAGCGGCGACCGCCTGGTCGACCTGGTGGGCGAGGGCATCGACTGCGTCGTGCGCGCCGGCCGTCCGCGCGACTCGTCGCTGGTGGCGCGGCGGCTGGCCGACATGCCGGAAGTGCTGTGCGCCAGTCCCGCCTACCTCGCTGTGCATGGCACGCCGCGACACCCGTCCGAACTCGAAGGCCATGCCGCCGTGGGCTTTTTCTCGCGCAACCATGACTACCGCTACCCGTTCACGCTGACGGTCGATGGCGAGGTGGTGGAGGCCAAGGCGCGCGGATGGATCGCGGTCAGCGACGCCGAGTGCTATACCAGTGCCGCGCTCGCCGGCTGCGGCCTGATCCAGGTGCCGCGCTTCCGCGTTGAAGAGCACCTGCGCGCGGGGCGGCTGGTGCCGGTGCTGGAAGCCTGGCCATGCCCGACGCTGCCGGTGTCGGTCCTGTATCCGTTCCACCGGCAGCTGGCGCCGCGCGTGCGGGTCTTCGTCGACTGGGTGGCGTCCGTCTATGCCGAGCGCTTCGGGCCGCTGCGTGGCGCCTCGTGA
- a CDS encoding ABC transporter ATP-binding protein/permease has protein sequence MSVVPEPRVAGTTSGRRKRPGAPTRHVWTRYWAIARPYWFSQERWKASGLLLLLILLLLGQTQAEVWINEQTGEFTSALAAQDADRFWDSIQKCLYILLAAVPIYSSYYYLRNKLSLLWRRWLTRHYLDGYFKDRTYYKLNANAAIDNPDQRITEDINTFTKQSLYFLSIGIGALLQLIAFSAVLWSISQMLVYFLVVYAIAGSFISIYCFGRVLIGLNFFQLKREADFRFSLIRVRENAESIAFYRGEALESSHVSGRFEHAFRNFDKLIKWQLSLNTFQYGYGFLTIMLPSAIVASHVLSGEMEVGRAIQAAGAFAAVLNALTVIVDNFEDLARFVAGLDRLDTFAGTLAATPAKTAEPAPTIESVQDSRLSLLHVTLRTPNLERTLVRDLTVSANPGEGLLIVGASGGGKSSLMRAMAGLWTSGSGCIVRPRPQDMLFLPQHPYMVVGSLRGQLLYPNHIGQHIPDDELIRLLELVNLGSIVERFGGLDTEVDWGKVLSLGEQQRLTMGRVLLSRPRYVMLDEATSALDIGNEEGMYQLLAGMDATLVSVSHRPSLLKYHHQVLELDGTGGWKVHPSQGFRF, from the coding sequence ATGAGCGTTGTTCCCGAGCCGAGGGTCGCCGGCACCACTTCGGGCCGCAGGAAACGTCCGGGCGCCCCCACCCGCCATGTGTGGACCCGTTACTGGGCCATTGCCCGACCCTACTGGTTCTCGCAGGAGCGATGGAAGGCGTCCGGCCTGCTGCTCCTTTTGATCCTGCTGCTGCTTGGGCAGACGCAGGCCGAGGTCTGGATCAACGAACAAACCGGCGAATTCACTTCGGCCCTGGCGGCGCAAGATGCCGACCGCTTCTGGGACTCGATCCAAAAGTGCCTCTACATCCTGCTCGCCGCCGTTCCCATCTACTCCTCCTACTACTACCTGCGCAACAAACTCAGCCTGCTGTGGCGACGATGGCTCACCCGTCACTACCTCGACGGGTACTTCAAGGACCGGACTTACTACAAGCTCAACGCCAACGCGGCGATCGACAATCCGGACCAGCGGATCACCGAAGACATCAACACCTTCACCAAGCAATCGCTGTACTTCCTGTCTATCGGCATCGGCGCGCTGCTGCAGCTGATCGCCTTCAGCGCCGTCCTGTGGTCGATTTCCCAGATGCTGGTCTACTTCCTGGTGGTCTATGCCATCGCCGGCAGCTTTATCTCCATCTACTGCTTCGGGCGCGTGCTGATCGGGCTGAACTTCTTCCAGCTCAAGCGCGAGGCGGACTTCCGCTTCAGCCTGATCCGGGTGCGCGAGAACGCCGAATCGATCGCCTTCTACCGTGGCGAGGCGCTGGAGTCGTCGCACGTCAGCGGCCGCTTCGAGCATGCCTTCCGCAACTTCGACAAGCTCATCAAGTGGCAGTTGAGCCTGAATACGTTCCAGTACGGCTACGGCTTCCTCACCATCATGCTGCCAAGCGCCATCGTCGCCTCGCATGTGCTGTCCGGGGAAATGGAAGTCGGGCGCGCGATCCAGGCCGCGGGGGCGTTTGCCGCGGTGCTGAATGCGCTGACGGTAATCGTCGACAACTTCGAAGACCTGGCCCGCTTCGTCGCCGGGCTGGACCGGCTCGACACCTTCGCCGGCACGCTCGCGGCCACGCCGGCGAAAACCGCCGAACCGGCGCCGACGATCGAATCGGTGCAGGATTCGCGCCTGTCCCTGCTGCACGTGACGCTGCGCACGCCCAACCTGGAACGCACGCTGGTGCGTGACCTGACGGTGTCGGCCAATCCCGGCGAAGGGCTGCTGATCGTCGGTGCCAGCGGCGGCGGCAAGAGCTCGCTGATGCGCGCCATGGCCGGCTTGTGGACCAGCGGCAGCGGCTGCATCGTGCGGCCCAGGCCGCAGGACATGCTGTTCCTGCCGCAGCACCCGTACATGGTGGTCGGCAGCCTGCGCGGCCAGTTGCTGTACCCCAATCACATCGGGCAGCACATCCCCGACGACGAACTGATCCGGTTGCTTGAGCTTGTCAATCTGGGCAGCATCGTCGAGCGCTTCGGCGGGCTCGATACCGAAGTGGACTGGGGCAAGGTACTGTCGCTGGGCGAGCAGCAGCGGCTGACGATGGGGCGCGTGCTGCTGTCGCGGCCGCGCTATGTGATGCTCGACGAGGCCACCAGCGCGCTCGATATCGGCAACGAGGAAGGCATGTACCAGTTGCTGGCCGGCATGGATGCGACGCTGGTCAGCGTCAGCCACCGTCCCTCGCTGCTCAAGTACCACCACCAGGTGCTGGAGCTCGATGGCACTGGCGGCTGGAAGGTGCATCCGAGCCAGGGCTTCCGCTTCTGA
- a CDS encoding tripartite tricarboxylate transporter substrate-binding protein, whose amino-acid sequence MSTYIASAGRWGEIPDVPTTAQAGIADYLVASWIGALAPVSTPAPVVERLSDELVRNARTWHAAPASTNTCSVLPSRKVTVTSATNLPG is encoded by the coding sequence ATATCGACGTACATCGCCAGCGCCGGGCGCTGGGGCGAGATCCCGGACGTTCCGACCACGGCGCAGGCGGGCATCGCCGACTACCTGGTGGCCTCGTGGATCGGCGCGCTGGCACCGGTGTCAACGCCCGCGCCGGTGGTCGAACGCTTGTCCGACGAACTGGTCAGGAACGCACGAACCTGGCATGCCGCGCCAGCCTCCACTAACACATGCTCGGTGCTGCCATCGCGGAAGGTCACGGTCACGTCGGCGACGAACTTGCCCGGATAG
- a CDS encoding universal stress protein — protein sequence MFKHILLATDGSELSKVAMAAALNFVKAGDAKLTAYTCMEEYPYLSSGDAGHPRRKAYEEHEAERANALLAEVVAAATAAGVTCQTDMSVSVPYKGIIDAAAKHGCDVIFMASHGRRGLEGLLVGSETQKVLTHCRIPVLVYR from the coding sequence GTGTTCAAGCACATCTTGCTGGCCACCGATGGCTCGGAGCTTTCCAAGGTCGCCATGGCGGCGGCGCTCAATTTCGTCAAGGCGGGCGATGCGAAGCTGACGGCGTATACGTGCATGGAGGAGTATCCCTACCTGTCCTCGGGCGATGCCGGTCATCCGCGGCGAAAGGCGTATGAGGAACATGAGGCCGAGCGGGCCAACGCGCTACTCGCCGAGGTTGTCGCGGCGGCCACCGCGGCGGGCGTGACCTGCCAGACCGACATGAGCGTGTCGGTGCCGTACAAGGGCATTATCGATGCCGCCGCCAAGCACGGCTGTGACGTGATCTTCATGGCGTCGCACGGCCGGCGCGGGCTGGAGGGGCTGCTGGTCGGTAGCGAAACCCAGAAGGTGCTGACGCACTGCAGGATCCCCGTGCTCGTCTACCGCTGA
- a CDS encoding Bug family tripartite tricarboxylate transporter substrate binding protein, giving the protein MDRRQFLGTAVLAATAGIAPCAMAQQWPARPIRLVVAYPPGGGTDVVARLFADYLARVTGQSVVVENKPGGATIPATQDVIRARNDGQTLLVTLGSSATSGAHINRVPYDPLTDLTALAELGRAPVLLAANKDAPYSTLKELIAYSRANPGKPIHSASYGPGTSSHFGPLLFNRLAGTNLEPVLYKGSAPATQDLVGGVVPLMIDGLTTGVPLYQAGKTKVLATTMPERSDMAPGAPTFRELGFQEMEQLSGYFALFGPKGMSKATVDTVSEAVRKVLADPAYQKRLAGIGVLPAQAVTPEAFAAQIRTDHARWGQFIKDIGFKIEN; this is encoded by the coding sequence ATGGACCGTCGACAGTTCCTGGGCACCGCAGTGCTTGCCGCAACCGCCGGCATCGCGCCCTGCGCCATGGCGCAGCAGTGGCCAGCGCGGCCGATCCGGCTGGTGGTGGCATATCCGCCCGGCGGCGGTACTGACGTGGTGGCGCGGCTGTTTGCCGACTATCTGGCCCGCGTGACGGGCCAGTCCGTGGTGGTGGAGAACAAGCCGGGCGGCGCCACCATTCCCGCCACCCAGGACGTCATCCGTGCCAGGAACGACGGCCAGACGCTGCTGGTGACGCTGGGTTCGTCCGCCACCTCGGGCGCGCATATCAACCGCGTGCCCTATGACCCGCTGACCGACCTCACCGCGCTCGCCGAACTCGGCCGTGCCCCGGTGCTGCTTGCCGCCAACAAGGACGCACCATATTCCACGCTGAAGGAACTGATCGCGTATTCCAGGGCCAACCCGGGCAAGCCGATCCACTCGGCCTCATACGGCCCGGGCACGTCGTCGCACTTTGGCCCGCTGCTGTTCAACCGGCTGGCAGGCACCAACCTGGAGCCGGTGCTGTACAAGGGCTCGGCGCCTGCCACGCAAGACCTGGTGGGTGGCGTGGTGCCGCTGATGATCGACGGCCTGACCACCGGCGTGCCGCTGTACCAGGCCGGCAAGACCAAGGTGCTGGCGACCACCATGCCGGAACGCTCGGACATGGCGCCCGGTGCGCCGACATTCCGCGAGCTGGGTTTCCAGGAGATGGAGCAACTTAGCGGCTATTTCGCGCTGTTCGGGCCGAAGGGCATGTCCAAGGCCACGGTCGATACCGTCTCCGAAGCCGTGCGCAAGGTGCTGGCGGATCCGGCGTACCAGAAGCGGCTGGCCGGCATTGGCGTGCTGCCGGCGCAGGCGGTCACGCCCGAGGCGTTTGCCGCGCAGATCCGGACCGATCATGCGCGTTGGGGCCAGTTCATCAAGGACATCGGGTTCAAGATCGAGAATTGA
- the aceB gene encoding malate synthase A — MAITLPAGMKITGEILPAYEDILTPEALALVDKLHRAFEPRRQELLAARVERAKRLDAGEVPDFLPETKNIREGDWKVAPVPKALELRRVEITGPVEAKMVINAFNSGADSYMTDFEDSNTPNWHNQLQGQVNLKAAVRRTLTLESKGKQYKLNDKIATLQVRPRGWHLDEKHVTIDGKRVSGGIFDFALFLFHNAKEQIARGAGPFFYLPKMESHLEARLWNDIFVMAQKEVGLPQGTIKATVLIETILAAFEMEEILYELREHSAGLNAGRWDYIFSCIKKFKNDKDFCLADRAKVTMTAPFMRAYALLLLKTCHSRGAPAIGGMSALIPIKNDPEKNAIAMEGIISDKRRDATDGYDGGWVAHPGLVEPAMKEFVAVLGDKPNQFEKQRPDVQVKGADLLDFKPETPITEHGLRMNINVGIHYLGAWLDGNGCVPIHNLMEDAATAEISRSQVWQWIRSPKGKLEDGTKVTAELVRKLIPEELAKVKELVGGDTKTYDRAAEIFEQMSTSEDFAEFLTLPLYEEV; from the coding sequence ATGGCTATCACGCTGCCCGCGGGCATGAAGATTACCGGCGAAATCCTGCCGGCCTACGAAGATATCCTCACGCCGGAAGCCCTGGCCCTGGTAGACAAGCTGCACCGCGCCTTCGAGCCGCGCCGTCAGGAGCTGCTGGCCGCGCGCGTCGAGCGCGCCAAGCGCCTGGACGCCGGCGAAGTCCCCGATTTCCTGCCGGAAACCAAGAACATCCGCGAAGGCGACTGGAAGGTTGCCCCGGTGCCCAAGGCACTGGAACTGCGCCGCGTGGAAATCACCGGCCCGGTCGAAGCCAAGATGGTGATCAACGCCTTCAACTCGGGCGCTGACAGCTACATGACCGACTTCGAGGACTCCAACACCCCCAACTGGCACAACCAGCTGCAGGGCCAGGTCAACCTGAAGGCCGCCGTGCGCCGCACGCTGACCCTGGAGTCGAAGGGCAAGCAATACAAGCTGAACGACAAGATCGCCACGCTGCAGGTGCGTCCGCGCGGCTGGCACCTGGACGAAAAGCACGTCACCATCGACGGCAAGCGCGTCTCGGGCGGCATCTTCGACTTCGCGCTGTTCCTGTTCCACAACGCGAAAGAGCAGATCGCCCGCGGCGCCGGCCCGTTCTTCTACCTGCCCAAGATGGAAAGCCATCTGGAAGCGCGCCTGTGGAACGACATCTTCGTGATGGCGCAGAAGGAAGTCGGCCTGCCGCAAGGCACCATCAAGGCCACCGTGCTGATCGAGACCATCCTCGCCGCGTTCGAGATGGAAGAGATCCTGTATGAGCTGCGCGAGCACAGCGCCGGCCTGAACGCCGGCCGCTGGGACTACATCTTCTCGTGCATCAAGAAGTTCAAGAACGACAAGGACTTCTGCCTGGCCGACCGCGCCAAGGTCACCATGACCGCGCCGTTCATGCGCGCCTACGCGCTGCTGCTGCTCAAGACCTGCCACTCCCGCGGCGCCCCCGCCATCGGCGGCATGAGCGCGCTGATCCCGATCAAGAACGATCCGGAGAAGAACGCCATCGCCATGGAAGGCATCATCAGCGACAAGCGCCGCGATGCCACCGACGGCTACGACGGCGGCTGGGTGGCGCACCCGGGCCTGGTCGAGCCGGCGATGAAGGAATTCGTCGCGGTGCTGGGCGACAAGCCGAACCAGTTCGAGAAGCAACGTCCGGACGTGCAAGTGAAGGGCGCCGACCTGCTCGACTTCAAGCCGGAAACGCCGATCACCGAGCACGGCCTGCGCATGAACATCAACGTCGGCATCCACTACCTGGGCGCCTGGCTGGATGGCAACGGCTGCGTGCCGATCCACAACCTGATGGAAGACGCCGCCACCGCCGAGATCTCGCGCTCGCAGGTGTGGCAGTGGATCCGTTCGCCGAAGGGCAAGCTGGAAGACGGCACCAAGGTCACGGCCGAGCTGGTGCGCAAGCTGATTCCGGAAGAACTGGCCAAGGTAAAGGAACTGGTTGGTGGCGACACCAAGACCTATGACCGCGCTGCCGAGATCTTCGAGCAGATGTCGACCTCGGAGGATTTCGCCGAGTTCCTGACGCTGCCGCTGTACGAAGAAGTCTGA
- a CDS encoding haloacid dehalogenase type II: MNKIRAVVFDAYGTLFDVYSVTARAEQLFPGRGEALALLWRDRQIDYTRIRTMAGHDGAHYKPFWAITVDALRYAAERLGLPLDEATEAQLLKEYACLSAFPENLGALKRLRKAGLPLGILSNGNAEMLDISVKSAGMNGLFDHVLSVDAVRQYKTAPAAYALGPLAFGLDAQEMLFVSSNGWDACGATWFGYTTFWINRAGHPAERLDVAPSGTGHDMNDLLEFVRAHGVAV, translated from the coding sequence ATGAACAAGATCCGCGCAGTCGTCTTCGATGCCTACGGCACGCTGTTCGACGTGTATTCCGTCACCGCGCGCGCGGAACAATTGTTCCCGGGCCGCGGCGAGGCGTTGGCGCTGCTGTGGCGCGACCGCCAGATCGACTACACGCGCATCCGCACCATGGCCGGGCACGACGGCGCGCACTACAAGCCGTTCTGGGCCATCACCGTGGACGCGCTGCGATACGCCGCCGAGCGCCTGGGCCTGCCGCTGGACGAGGCCACCGAAGCCCAGCTGCTCAAGGAATACGCCTGCCTGTCGGCCTTCCCGGAAAACCTGGGCGCGCTCAAGCGCCTGCGCAAGGCGGGGCTGCCGCTGGGCATCCTGTCCAACGGCAATGCCGAGATGCTCGACATCTCGGTCAAGAGCGCCGGCATGAACGGCCTGTTCGACCATGTGCTGTCGGTCGACGCGGTGCGCCAGTACAAGACCGCGCCGGCTGCCTATGCATTGGGGCCGCTGGCCTTCGGGCTGGACGCGCAGGAGATGCTGTTCGTCTCGTCCAACGGCTGGGACGCCTGCGGCGCCACCTGGTTTGGCTACACCACCTTCTGGATCAACCGTGCCGGCCACCCGGCGGAGCGGCTCGACGTAGCCCCCTCCGGCACCGGGCACGACATGAACGACCTGCTCGAATTCGTCCGCGCCCATGGCGTGGCCGTGTAG